The sequence below is a genomic window from Vicingus serpentipes.
GATTTATTAATCTTATTCCAAGAATCTATAATGTGTCGTTCTTTTTGAGTAGGAATTAAGCTTAATCCATAAGCTGGAGAGAGAGAAATGTCGTTTATTTTTGAAGATGAGTTACTTGCAGTATTTGAGTTTCCACTACTAAAAGAGGTGACTCTGGCAATGAAAAGTTCTTCAACCTGTTTTAAGCTGTCAGAATAATTGAGTTTACTTTCATTAATTATTGCAGCAGTTTGTAAATCTTGTTCAGCACCATAATAATCCCCTGCTTCTTGTTTAATTGACGCTCTAACTTTATATGCATCAACAAAGTCAGGGTAAAGTTCGATTGTTTTTTCAATATCTTTTCTTGCTTCTTTTGTTTGTTTTAACCTTTGGAGGGTAATTGCTCTATTGAAATAAGCAAGAATATTTTTGTTGTTTAAGGTTAACACTTTGTTGTAGTCATTTAATGCGGCTTTTAGATTCTCTTTATCCCCATAAATCAAAGCTCGATTATAATAAGCAGTAGAAGAGTTTGGTTGTAGTTCAATTACTTTAGTTAAATCTTCTATAGCTTTATCCTCATTGTTTTGTTTTTTGTTAATGATGCCCCTCTGAAAATAGGCATATGAGTTTTTTGGATCAATATGAAGTGCATGGTTGATGTCAATTAAAGAAGAGTCATATTTCTCTAGATAGAACATTGCTGTAGCTCTTCTTACATAGTTGGTTGCATTGTAAGGGTTGTTTTCAATAACAACATTAAAATCATTAATAGCAGCACGGTATTTTTTTAATCCAATTAATGACATACCTCTGATAATATAGATGAGTTCTTTTTTTGATTTATATTTAAATGCTAATTCACAATCAGCAATCGCCTTTTCGTGTTCTTGTAAATTGCTATATAATATTGATCTATTAATATAGATGTCTGGATTTTTATTGTTGATTTCTATTGCTTTTTCAAAGTTTTGGAAAGCTTCTTCAGGCTTAACTAATCTATCTAGAACAGCACCTCTTAAAATGTATAAATCGATGTTTCGAGGTTCTAATTCAATTGCTTTGTTAAGATCCTTTTCTGCACCAAGCAAATCGCCTAATTCTATTTTAGCAATAGCACGATAGTAATAAGGCTCATAATTTAATGGCTCATTTTGTATAGAAAGATTAAAATGTTCTATGGAAGCTTTGTAATTTTTATCAGATAATTCAAGTCTTCCAATTAGTAACTTGTTTTCTTTTTTCACTTGAGAAAAGCTATCACTAAAAAAAAATAAAGCGAATAATAAAAATAAAAAGTTATGCTTTAACGCTGAGCTAGGTTTCATTTAATAGAAAATAACATAGCAAAGGAACTCATAAAATAAAACATAAATGAAACAGGGGTGTTGTTTAATGTTAAAAATATATAATTACTCAAGGTTATACATGTATAAAATATCTTTATCAGCAACAACTAAGTTTGAAGTGTTATCGTTATTTAAATCGCTAATACTAAACAAAGTTGAACCTGTAAGCGGGAAGTTATTTTGAATAATTCCAGTTTCATCAAATAAGTATATATTATTTGCTGTAACAATGCCTATTTTTTTTGATTTATTGGGCATTTTAAAAAATAATGGGTTTTCAGTAATGACATCTTCAGTTTCTATGTTAACAATTTTGTTTTTTTCTGAATCAAATATTTGAAGAGTATTTTCATATGCGAAAATATATTCATTTTTGTTATCGCTATTAATATTAGCATAACTAAAAAATGTATTTTTTGGAATACCAGAAATACTAGTATTCTCTAATTTGTCGTTTAGCCTAAGCTTAATTACATTGCCTAGAGTATCAATGGTTGTAATGTAGCAGTTTTTTAAATCATTGTTTAATGTTAAGCTCAGATTAGTAGAATTTTTAGGTAGCACATTCGTTAGTTTAATTCTATCTTTTCCTGAACGTTCTACAATTTTTACTTCGCCATTGTTCAAAGGAATTACGATGTAGTCTTTATTGTTTAATGCAAAATGCCAGATATTAGTTTTTGCATATCCATTGGTTGGTTGGTATTCCCATCCTGACACAAGGCTTCCATTAATATCGTAATTGTAAATCATATTATTGTCGCAGCCTATTAATAATCTATAGTTTTTATTATTGCTATAATCTAATGGACTTATTCCATTGGTAGCTTTCGCTTTTAGTTTTACAGGGAATTTTTCTACGTTATTACCATTTCTATCTATTAGGTAAATTTTAGTTTCGGTATTAAACAAGTATTGTAATTTATTGTTTTTGTAAACATCAACTTGATGAATTTTTCCAATAATTTTTTCTGATAATTGTTTAGACCAAAGTGTTTTTCCCGTATTACTGATTAGGTAAATTTTATTGCTTAAATCTTGAACAATAATTTCTTTAGTATTGTTTGTATGGTTTACCATTATTTGTGGTT
It includes:
- a CDS encoding tetratricopeptide repeat protein, with amino-acid sequence MKKENKLLIGRLELSDKNYKASIEHFNLSIQNEPLNYEPYYYRAIAKIELGDLLGAEKDLNKAIELEPRNIDLYILRGAVLDRLVKPEEAFQNFEKAIEINNKNPDIYINRSILYSNLQEHEKAIADCELAFKYKSKKELIYIIRGMSLIGLKKYRAAINDFNVVIENNPYNATNYVRRATAMFYLEKYDSSLIDINHALHIDPKNSYAYFQRGIINKKQNNEDKAIEDLTKVIELQPNSSTAYYNRALIYGDKENLKAALNDYNKVLTLNNKNILAYFNRAITLQRLKQTKEARKDIEKTIELYPDFVDAYKVRASIKQEAGDYYGAEQDLQTAAIINESKLNYSDSLKQVEELFIARVTSFSSGNSNTASNSSSKINDISLSPAYGLSLIPTQKERHIIDSWNKINKSFTSYYLYYLDDEDVVLANTQNSVLENINKQLTKAPNNAELYLKRAIVYTSLNQFDRAILDLNKSISLDPTNYITYFSRATMIYSIIKSLNETENSNYSLDMVINDYDRCLNENPNFSYAYFNRGNLRCQKEDYIGAIEDYSEAIKVSNSFSEAYLNRALILLILDNKEQACIDLSKSGELGNISVYEVIAKYCNQ